Proteins from one Rhizobium sp. CB3090 genomic window:
- a CDS encoding cytochrome c family protein has protein sequence MSYRFLPICLLFAIALPLDALGQEGDATAGAAVFKKCAICHIAETDQNKVGPSLHGLFGRTAGTHPNFAYSPAMQKAGKDGLVWNETTLRDYLHAPQAKVKGTKMTFTGLKDDTEITNLIAYLKQYSK, from the coding sequence ATGTCTTACCGTTTTCTTCCGATCTGCTTGCTCTTCGCTATTGCTTTGCCGCTTGACGCCCTCGGGCAGGAGGGTGACGCCACCGCAGGCGCCGCCGTCTTCAAGAAATGCGCCATCTGTCATATCGCCGAAACCGACCAGAACAAGGTCGGCCCCTCACTGCATGGCCTGTTCGGCAGGACGGCTGGAACACATCCGAATTTCGCCTATTCGCCGGCAATGCAAAAGGCAGGCAAGGATGGCCTCGTGTGGAACGAGACGACGCTGCGCGACTATTTGCATGCGCCCCAGGCAAAGGTGAAAGGCACGAAGATGACCTTCACTGGGCTGAAGGACGATACCGAAATTACCAATCTGATCGCCTATCTGAAGCAATACTCCAAATAG
- a CDS encoding ester cyclase: MSKEEDNKAIVARWFTEFWGETCNLSVVADLAAPDMLLKYSLHEPRRGHDDIRAFMIGFRTAFPDLNFWGTADLIAEGDYVVGQWEGGGTHTGPAFADFLVGSLPAATGRKMRFTGTTILRIENGKIAEEIGLDDGVTALTQLGLIKAA; the protein is encoded by the coding sequence ATGAGCAAAGAAGAAGACAACAAGGCTATCGTCGCGCGCTGGTTCACCGAATTCTGGGGTGAGACCTGCAACCTGTCCGTCGTCGCCGACCTCGCCGCGCCGGACATGCTGTTGAAATACTCGCTGCACGAGCCGCGTCGCGGCCATGACGATATCAGGGCTTTCATGATCGGCTTCCGCACGGCATTCCCGGACCTCAATTTCTGGGGCACTGCCGATCTCATTGCCGAAGGCGACTATGTCGTCGGGCAGTGGGAGGGCGGCGGTACGCATACCGGTCCGGCCTTTGCCGACTTTCTGGTCGGATCGCTGCCGGCTGCGACCGGTCGCAAGATGCGCTTCACCGGCACCACCATCCTGCGCATCGAGAATGGCAAGATCGCCGAGGAAATCGGCCTCGACGATGGCGTGACGGCGCTCACGCAGCTCGGCCTTATCAAGGCCGCGTGA
- the ada gene encoding bifunctional DNA-binding transcriptional regulator/O6-methylguanine-DNA methyltransferase Ada: MPRNRTAFIQTTVADDPRWARIVARDRTADGHLWYSVATTGVYCRPSCPSRTANPRNVQLHDSLEAAKATGFRACKRCKPDSLSSDRENAAIIARVCRLIEESEEEPSLHELADAAGRSASHFHRLFKSATGLTPKDYASAHRAAKVREGLANGNSVTEAIYDAGFNSSGRFYEKSTDMLGMTPTQYRSGGANEEIRFAVGQSSLGAILVASSRKGVASILLGSDPDALVRDLQDRFPNANLIGADGDYEALVARVVGLVEAPGLGIDLPLDVRGTVFQQRVWQALQEIPAGRTVSYAEIARRIGSPKAVRAVAGACAANNLAVAIPCHRVVRNDGSLSGYAWGVERKRVLLDREAPPSR, translated from the coding sequence ATGCCCAGAAACCGGACAGCTTTTATACAAACCACGGTGGCCGATGACCCGCGTTGGGCGCGTATCGTCGCTCGAGATCGAACCGCCGATGGCCACCTCTGGTATTCCGTGGCAACGACCGGCGTCTATTGCCGACCGTCTTGTCCATCGCGAACTGCAAACCCCAGGAACGTGCAACTGCATGATTCACTCGAAGCCGCCAAAGCGACCGGTTTTCGCGCCTGCAAGCGGTGCAAGCCGGACAGTCTTTCCTCAGATCGTGAAAATGCCGCCATCATTGCGCGCGTTTGCCGATTGATCGAAGAGAGCGAGGAGGAACCGTCTTTGCACGAGCTCGCCGACGCGGCCGGCCGCAGCGCCAGTCATTTTCATCGGCTGTTCAAATCGGCAACCGGTCTGACGCCCAAGGACTACGCCTCGGCGCACCGTGCGGCGAAAGTCCGTGAAGGCCTTGCGAATGGCAACAGCGTGACCGAGGCCATCTACGATGCCGGTTTCAATTCGAGCGGGCGCTTCTACGAGAAATCCACCGATATGCTCGGAATGACGCCGACGCAGTATCGGTCGGGAGGTGCCAATGAAGAGATCCGCTTCGCGGTCGGTCAATCGTCGCTGGGCGCGATCCTTGTCGCGTCGAGCAGGAAGGGGGTGGCGTCCATTCTCCTCGGCAGCGACCCCGACGCGCTGGTGCGCGATCTTCAGGATCGCTTCCCCAATGCCAATCTGATCGGCGCCGATGGAGACTACGAAGCTCTTGTGGCGCGTGTCGTCGGCCTTGTGGAGGCGCCCGGCCTTGGAATCGACTTGCCGCTCGACGTTCGCGGCACAGTGTTTCAGCAGCGGGTTTGGCAGGCGCTCCAGGAAATCCCGGCGGGCCGGACCGTCTCATACGCGGAAATCGCCCGCCGGATCGGCTCGCCCAAGGCGGTGCGAGCCGTCGCCGGAGCATGCGCGGCCAACAATCTGGCCGTCGCAATTCCTTGCCATCGGGTGGTGCGGAACGACGGCTCGCTTTCTGGCTACGCCTGGGGAGTGGAGCGAAAACGTGTTCTGCTTGACCGCGAAGCGCCCCCAAGCCGCTGA